One region of Malania oleifera isolate guangnan ecotype guangnan chromosome 6, ASM2987363v1, whole genome shotgun sequence genomic DNA includes:
- the LOC131157914 gene encoding leucine-rich repeat receptor-like protein kinase TDR encodes MEIFRGFYLNLLLASMLVSAVSEADRFSEALLSLKSELADNYNSLSDWIVPPGENPSQKIHACSWSGVTCNKNLTTVTGLDLSGKNLDGVISGKQFNLFTELVDLNLSANSFSGRLPVEIFNLNNLRSLDISRNNFSGHFPVGISALRHLVVLDALSNSFSGPLPSEVSQLELLRVFNLAGSYFIGPIPPEYGSFKSLEFIHLAGNFLSGNIPPELGKLKTLTHMEIGYNSYQGGIPWQLGNMSELQYLDIAGANLSGPIPKELSNLTNLQSLFLFKNQLTGSIPREFSRISALRNLDLSVNQISGAIPESFAWLKNLRLLSLMYNDMSGSVPEGIARLPLLDALLIWNNFFSGSLPPSLGMYSKLKTVDVSSNNFIGSIPPGICDGGVLLKLMLFSNNFTGRIPPSLSNCSSLVRLRLEDNSFSGEIPLKFSRLSNITYVDLSRNKFIGGIPSDVSQSSKLQHFNVSENPGLGGTVPAQTWSLSFLQNFSASSCNISGNLPPFQVCKSVYVIELGGNILSGSVPDSISKCWALERLDLADNNLTGPIPLELAGLPALEVLDLSQNNFSGPIPMRFSNSSTLVLLNVSFNDISGSIPSAKRFGLMGASAFVGNPKLCGAPLQPCADSKDIQHGLRCGSKLTWVLLLCAGVVLFIAVSVMGIIYVRKRIKGRWKIVSFIGLPQFTANDVLRSFNATEPVETLTMQSASVCKAVLPTGITVSVKKVEWEAKRMKVMSDIITQMGNVRHKNLIRLLGFCYNKHLAYLLYDYLPNGNLAEKIRLKRDWAAKYKIVIGIARGLCHLHHDCYPAIPHGDLKSSNILFDENMEPHLAEFGFKSLVQPKRGSFSAAFSGIETGELNTATKEELYMDIYKFGEVILEILTNGRLTNAGGSIQSKQREVLLREVCEENRVIGSTCSSQEEIKLVLEVALLCTRSRPSDRPSMEDALKLLSGLKPQRK; translated from the exons ATGGAGATCTTCAGAGGATTCTACCTCAATCTCCTTCTTGCTTCAATGCTTGTCTCTGCAGTTTCAGAAGCTGATCGCTTCTCTGAGGCTCTCCTGAGCTTAAAGTCTGAGCTTGCTGATAACTACAACAGTTTGAGTGATTGGATTGTGCCTCCAGGAGAGAACCCATCTCAAAAAATCCATGCCTGTTCTTGGTCTGGTGTCACCTGCAACAAGAATCTTACCACAGTCACTGGTTTGGATCTCTCCGGGAAGAATCTTGATGGTGTGATCTCTGGAAAGCAATTCAATCTCTTCACTGAGCTTGTTGATCTCAACCTCAGTGCCAATTCTTTCTCAGGCCGGCTTCCAGTGGAGATTTTCAATCTCAACAATCTGAGAAGCTTGGATATCAGCAGAAACAATTTTTCTGGCCACTTCCCTGTTGGGATTTCCGCCCTCCGGCACCTTGTTGTGCTTGATGCACTCAGCAACAGCTTTTCCGGGCCATTGCCGTCAGAGGTCTCCCAGCTTGAACTTCTCAGAGTTTTCAATTTAGCTGGGAGTTACTTCATTGGACCAATCCCACCAGAGTATGGCTCTTTCAAGAGCCTTGAGTTTATTCATCTTGCAGGAAATTTTTTAAGTGGAAACATTCCACCAGAATTGGGTAAGCTTAAGACTCTGACACATATGGAGATTGGCTACAATTCTTACCAAGGTGGCATCCCTTGGCAATTGGGTAACATGAGCGAGCTTCAGTATCTTGATATTGCTGGCGCTAATCTCTCTGGACCAATCCCAAAAGAACTCAGCAATCTCACCAATCTTCAATCACTTTTTCTCTTCAAAAACCAGCTCACTGGATCGATTCCTCGGGAATTCAGCAGAATCAGTGCTCTTAGAAACTTGGATCTTTCTGTAAACCAAATCTCTGGGGCAATTCCTGAGAGTTTTGCCTGGCTGAAGAATCTTAGATTGCTCAGTTTAATGTACAATGACATGAGTGGCTCTGTTCCTGAAGGAATTGCACGACTCCCATTACTGGATGCTCTTCTCATTTGGAACAATTTCTTCTCTGGGTCACTTCCACCCAGCTTGGGAATGTACTCGAAACTCAAAACGGTGGATGTTTCATCAAATAATTTTATCGGCAGCATTCCTCCAGGCATCTGCGATGGAGGTGTGCTGCTCAAGTTGATGTTGTTTTCGAATAATTTTACGGGCAGGATTCCTCCATCACTCTCCAACTGTTCTTCCCTTGTTCGTCTTCGTCTTGAAGATAATTCATTCTCAGGCGAGATCCCATTGAAATTTAGCCGTCTGTCCAATATCACCTATGTTGATCTGTCCAGAAACAAATTCATAGGTGGGATACCCTCTGATGTATCCCAATCTTCCAAGCTTCAGCACTTCAATGTTTCAGAGAATCCAGGGCTTGGAGGCACCGTACCAGCACAAACATGGTCTCTGTCATTTCTTCAGAATTTCTCAGCATCCTCGTGTAATATTTCAGGCAATCTTCCTCCATTCCAAGTATGCAAGTCAGTTTATGTGATTGAATTGGGTGGGAACATCTTATCAGGGTCTGTCCCAGATAGCATCTCCAAGTGTTGGGCTCTTGAGAGGTTGGACTTAGCAGACAATAATTTAACAGGCCCTATACCTCTCGAGCTTGCAGGTCTTCCTGCACTTGAAGTCCTAGACCTATCACAGAATAATTTCAGTGGCCCTATACCCATGAGGTTCAGTAATTCTTCAACATTAGTACTCTTGAATGTATCTTTCAATGATATTTCAGGTTCTATTCCTTCGGCGAAGAGATTCGGTTTGATGGGTGCCAGTGCTTTTGTTGGAAATCCAAAGCTGTGCGGAGCACCTTTGCAACCATGTGCTGATTCAAAGGATATTCAACATGGTCTAAGATGCGGAAGCAAACTTACATGGGTTCTGCTGCTGTGTGCAGGGGTTGTGTTGTTCATTGCAGTTTCAGTTATGGGGATAATTTATGTTCGAAAAAGAATTAAAGGCCGGTGGAAGATTGTATCCTTCATTGGGCTCCCCCAGTTCACAGCAAATGATGTTCTGCGAAGCTTCAACGCCACAGAACCTGTGGAAACATTAACAATGCAATCGGCTTCAGTCTGCAAAGCAGTTCTTCCCACAGGAATAACAGTCTCAGTGAAGAAGGTCGAATGggaagcaaaaagaatgaaggtCATGTCAGATATCATAACCCAAATGGGCAATGTAAGGCACAAGAATTTGATAAGATTGCTAGGGTTCTGCTATAACAAGCATCTTGCTTATCTCTTGTATGATTACTTGCCTAATGGAAACCTGGCTGAGAAGATCAGATTGAAGAGGGATTGGGCAGCCAAGTACAAAATTGTAATTGGCATTGCTAGAGGACTTTGTCACCTTCATCATGATTGTTATCCAGCAATTCCACATGGTGATCTGAAATCTAGTAACATACTGTTTGATGAAAATATGGAACCCCATTTGGCTGAATTTGGATTCAAATCTCTTGTTCAACCCAAAAGAGGATCATTTTCTGCAGCATTTTCTGGGATAGAAACAG GTGAGCTCAACACTGCAACCAAAGAGGAACTCTACATGGACATTTACAAATTTGGGGAAGTCATCCTGGAAATTCTAACAAATGGTAGGCTGACGAATGCGGGAGGAAGCATACAAAGCAAGCAAAGGGAGGTTCTTTTGAGAGAGGTTTGTGAGGAGAACAGAGTTATTGGTTCCACCTGCTCATCACAAGAGGAGATAAAACTGGTGCTTGAAGTTGCATTGCTCTGCACCAGAAGCAGGCCTTCTGATAGGCCATCCATGGAAGATGCGTTAAAGCTTCTATCAGGTTTAAAGCCACAGAGAAAATAG